In Misgurnus anguillicaudatus unplaced genomic scaffold, ASM2758022v2 HiC_scaffold_31, whole genome shotgun sequence, a single window of DNA contains:
- the LOC141363028 gene encoding hemicentin-1-like has translation MKHLLFFCFALLLDGVSGTVVTVSVNGDSFTLPIKTDEIKGAENLLWKFKGEIIATIDSEDENSKAEYPDGGFNSRLKLDRTTGSLTINKITTEDNGEYQLEIRSSRTPGYKPLKTFSVTVTDGVKSESWMEGGTVILNTEAKTQPDDVIEWKFKNTPIAKMDRTVHPHPEHVLVDSFKGRLHVDLFGSLIITHIKTKDSGLYDVKITNSNHIIQKRFRVTVNVPSSRSHQVKIGPGLFLVLIMLVIALV, from the exons ATGAAGCATTTATTATTCTTCTGTTTTGCATTGCTCCTGGATG GTGTATCTGGTACTGTTGTTACAGTGTCTGTAAATGGAGATTCTTTTACTTTACCCATTAAAACCGATGAAATAAAGGGAGCTGAAAATCTACTGTGGAAGTTTAAAGGTGAAATTATAGCAACTATTGATTCAGAAGATGAAAATAGCAAAGCAGAATACCCTGATGGGGGATTCAACAGCAGACTGAAGCTGGACCGTACGACTGGATCTCTCACCATCAACAAAATCACAACTGAAGACAATGGAGAATATCAGCTGGAGATCAGGAGCAGCAGAACGCCAGGCTACAAGCCATTAAAGACATTCAGTGTTACTGTCACTG ATGGAGTGAAGTCAGAATCATGGATGGAGGGAGGAACTGTCATTCTGAACACTGAAGCCAAAACACAGCCTGATGATGTGATCGAGTGGAAGTTTAAAAACACTCCTATAGCTAAAATGGACAGAACAGTTCATCCCCACCCAGAACATGTCCTTGTTGATAGTTTCAAAGGAAGACTGCATGTAGATTTGTTTGGTTCTCTCATCATTACACACATCAAAACTAAAGACTCTGGACtttatgatgtaaaaatcactaACAGCAATCATATCATTCAGAAGAGATTCAGAGTTACTGTTAATG TACCCAGTTCACGGTCACACCAGGTGAAGATTGGTCCAGGATTATTTTTAGTATTGATCATGTTGGTGATAGCACTGGTTTAG
- the LOC141363054 gene encoding uncharacterized protein has translation MLYRSLVFCLCFWTLGVFGVEACKVKSMSVMEGDSVTLHTDITELQSKDEIGWWFNNMRIARIKRSRNINPIYEDHVTQIFKDRLKMNNQTGDLNITNIRSEHTGLYQLDIYINTSIVHKCFNFTLTVNARHNVSNAGGLQSNNRYLLIYCTAATAGSLMILTAVLIFWIYRKQKKRHKPDQSCNDEITYADPTFYKRKTKTKRVENEDDVVYAGVVTKR, from the exons ATGCTTTATAGGTCTCTTGTATTCTGTTTGTGCTTCTGGACTCTTG gtgtgtttggtgttgAAGCATGTAAAGTGAAGTCaatgtcagtgatggagggagattctgttactctacacactgataTTACTGAACTACAGAGTAAAGATGAGATCGGGTGGTGGTTTAATAACATGCGCATCGCCAGAATCAAGAGATCACGCAACATCAATCCTATATATGAAGATCATGTGACTCAGATATTTAAAGACAGACTGAAGATGAacaatcagactggagatctcaacatcacaaacatcagatctgaacacactggactttatcaactagatatttatataaacacaaGCATAGtccataaatgttttaattttacattaactGTTAATG CTAGACATAATGTCAGTAACG CAGGAGGACTACAGTCAAATAATAGATATCTTCTGATTTATTGTACTGCTGCTACTGCTGGATCTCTGATGATTTTGACTGCAGTTCTCATCTTCTGGATCTACAGGAAACAAAAAAAGAGACATAAACCAG atCAGTCTTGTAATGATGAGATTACTTATGCTGATCCAACATTCTACAAACGAAAAACCAAGACAAAG AGAGTTGAAAATGAAGATGATGTGGTGTATGCAGGTGTGGTCACCAAACGTTGA